The Sinorhizobium alkalisoli genomic interval CGCCGACACCGGCTCGTTCGACTTGCCGCACTTCAAGCTCCAGGTGAAGGACGGCCTGAATGGCAAGCTTGGCAGAGAAGTGATTACCGAAGTGCTGGTCGAGCAACTCGAATATCTGAGCAAGCTGGATGTGGAGCGCGCCTCGAGCGGACAGGCCATCGCTTACGACAAGCCGGCACCCGTTGTCGACAGGAACGGCAATGTTGCCGCCGACAAGCTTCCCGAAGCGGCGGTCAAGGCAAGCGGCAGCGTCCACTGAACGAACAGCGGCCGCCGTCTCATATATCAGCCCGACGGTTCGGGCTTGTGGTCTTCTTGCCTGACCAGGCCGAACTCGGCCGTGACGCGCCCTCGCGCCACGTGGAAATAGTGGAGGGCGGCGAAGGCAAGCCCGGTTTCCGCCCAAAGCTTCACGCCGCGCGGCAGCGACGTGGTCATGAGCGCCAGGGATGCGCCGAGCCTCTTCAACCGGCCGGTCAGAGTCGGATCGCGGCGATGCGCGAGATAGGCCGAAACCCTGCCGCGGCGAAGGCTCCTGCCGCGAACCCATGCGGCGATCGCGCGATTCCCGGGTACCGTTTGCGTCACCCAGGCATCCGCGGCCCAGGCAAAAGAGAACCCTGAAGCCTTACACCGCTGGAACAGATCCAACGCGCAGCCGCCGACGACGTCCACGGCGGGATCGAGAAACGGCTGCGGCATCGCCTCAAGCACCGCCCGCGCCACGAGAATGTTGCTGGCGGAATAAAGCATCGGCACCGGTCCGGTGACGTCGTAGGGGGGCGCGAACACGGGGTGCCGCTTCCATCGCTGATCCTGCGGATGTTCGAACACCGGCAGTTGTGGGCCGCCGACGATATCCGCCCCGTAGGCTTCCTGCACAGCCATGAGGCCGTCCAGCCATTCGGGCGCCGCGACCTCGTCATCGCCGATAACGGCGATCGCATGCAGATTGGGATAAAGTTCGAGGGCCGTCGACAACGCAGCATTCAAGGCGTGGCATCGTCCATGCCTGCGACAGATGATCACCGCGGAATCGGACGGACGGCTGAGAAAGAAGGCTTTGGCTGCGTCTGCGCCCGCCGGTCGTTCCCCGCCCTCTTCGACGACCAGCGTCGCCAAAGGGACGTCGGGGCGCTGCGAAACGATCGTCTTCAGCGTTTTGACGAGGTGTTCGGGATTGCGGAACGTCGGGACCACCACGACGAGATCGACATCGGCCCTGTCTTCGAGCTCGCTTTGGAAATGGATAGAAATATCCTGCCCGTTCGGCGCCATTGAAAAACCCGTACGCAAACCTCAGGGGAAATATTAAAGCAGCCTTCCTAAACGCATGCTGAATAAAACAATTCTACCACCGAAGCGGTTTGCGCGTAATGCCAAGTGAGCCGTCGGCCGAGCGTTCGGCGACCACGCCACTGCTTGCTCTTCGAAGTGCTGCAGTGATCCTTCCACTTCTCGCACGCGGTTCCACTGCTCTCTTTCACGGATGCAAGGAAATGCGGGCGTCGCCGCGCGAGCAGACCGTCGTTCCCGTCTAGGCCCTTGCATTTATCCATTTGGGACAGCATAGGGCGCAGGCAGGCAATTGCGCCCCGGTGCGCTGACTAGAGTGTGCCGGCAATAGGGACTAACCGGGAGATATGCCGTGACGACTGTGATTGATGGCAAGGCCGTTGCCGCTTCGGTCATCGAAACCGTGAAATC includes:
- a CDS encoding glycosyltransferase family 2 protein codes for the protein MAPNGQDISIHFQSELEDRADVDLVVVVPTFRNPEHLVKTLKTIVSQRPDVPLATLVVEEGGERPAGADAAKAFFLSRPSDSAVIICRRHGRCHALNAALSTALELYPNLHAIAVIGDDEVAAPEWLDGLMAVQEAYGADIVGGPQLPVFEHPQDQRWKRHPVFAPPYDVTGPVPMLYSASNILVARAVLEAMPQPFLDPAVDVVGGCALDLFQRCKASGFSFAWAADAWVTQTVPGNRAIAAWVRGRSLRRGRVSAYLAHRRDPTLTGRLKRLGASLALMTTSLPRGVKLWAETGLAFAALHYFHVARGRVTAEFGLVRQEDHKPEPSG